A genomic window from Nicotiana sylvestris chromosome 11, ASM39365v2, whole genome shotgun sequence includes:
- the LOC138881423 gene encoding uncharacterized protein, which yields MNLNRAKAELVVHHKVVEAFWKQKANPKWQLKGDENTKYFHSVVRGKRKLLNIHRINVDGQWVEGRDNIAIAAVNFYQDLFNSGNLDIDMSIMNCIPRLISDDDNIMLLAEPSQEEVRNAIFFINPNSSAGPDGFNSLFFQKTWDIIGDDMVNMVRVVFNSDQIPRFFTNTCLVLIPKIDSS from the coding sequence ATGAATCTTAATAGAGCTAAGGCCGAACTAGTGGTTCACCATAAGGTGGTTGAAGCTTTCTGGAAACAAAAGGCCAATCCTAAATGGCAACTGAAGGGTGATGAAAATACAAAATACTTCCATAGTGTTGTGAGAGGCAAAAGAAAATTACTTAACATTCATAGGATTAATGTTGATGGCCAGTGGGTGGAAGGGAGGGATAACATAGCCATAGCTGCTGTTAATTTCTATCAGGATCTATTCAACAGTGGCAACCTAGATATTGACATGAGTATTATGAATTGCATACCTAGATTGATCAGTGATGACGATAATATAATGCTTCTAGCAGAACCTTCACAGGAAGAGGTTAGAAATGCAATTTTTTTTATCAATCCTAACAGCTCTGCAGGCCCCGATGGCTTTAATAGCCTATTCTTCCAGAAAACTTGGGACATTATTGGAGATGATATGGTAAATATGGTTAGAGTTGTGTTTAACAGCGATCAAATACCCAGGTTCTTTACCAATACTTGTCTTGTGCTTATTCCCAAAATAGACTCTTCTTAA
- the LOC104246928 gene encoding uncharacterized protein isoform X2: protein MTAHGLEIVEAKTLIYSQRSSLPADLDFAYTTETYKFLPGLLGVILQLEVLAPAPFISFSWVIWFGTVGFGLLLAIKRYEDDI from the exons ATGACAGCCCATGGGTTGGAAATAGTTGAAGCAAAAACTCTCATATATTCCCAGAGATCTTCTCTTCCAGCTGATTTGGATTTTGCATATACAACAGAGACATATAAATTCTTACCAGGATTATTGGGAGTTATTTTGCAG CTAGAAGTGCTCGCTCCTGCACCATTTATCAGCTTCTCTTGGGTAATTTGGTTTGGAACTGTTGGCTTTGGATTGCTGCTAG CAATAAAGCGGTATGAAGATGACATTTAg